In Candidatus Obscuribacterales bacterium, the genomic window ACAAAGGATCCGTCTCCCTCAATGGGAATTGATCCTCGGCTAATTTCGCCAAGCTGGGGGCATTTGTTAGCTAGCCCGGTGCCACGAATTTGTTCGTAGGTGAGTGGGCCGTCCGCCGCATCTGGAGCCTCACTACACGCAGTTAAAAAGCCTAAACATAATGCCAGGAATGCGGCAACGAAAGCGCGATACCTCATGATTAACCTCAATGTGAATGCAAAATCCCCACCAATATTCCGAATGCGTATAACCGGCTTCTGACGCGCAGGCGCAGGACGTCAGATGCGTTGTGCAACTGCTAGGGCGTGCTTTGCAATCACAAGGCGATCGCAAACTCCGTTGTCCTAGTCACCGAGACAAGCCTAGTCATCTAAACCAGCTCGGGTTCAATAAACTCTGCGCGAAACGCAAGCGATTAGAAGCCTAAAGTGGTTCTCGTATAAGTCTCATAGAGCATTTTACAAGACCTTGTCGCCTTATTTTGGCGTAAGTCCGCAAATTCAAGCAGCGCAAAGACCCGCAAGACAAAATCGGGTGCGTCTCGGGATGAGAGCAGCTACGATGATGAAACCCACTCCTGAGGTACAACAGGCTACTTATGAATCAACGTGTTCCCTCGACCAATCCCACATCATTTCCAGGAAAACTGTCCGTCGATCCCAGCACCTACCCAGAAGATTTACAGGCGATCGCCACTTTGGTTCAAGATGCAGCCATCGGCCGCAAAGACGACTGTCTGAGCCTGCTGTCGTTGCTGCGGCTATTGGAAGCGCTCCACCGCGATATCCGCGAGCATCTTTTTCAAGACACCCTGCCCAGGAATCGGCAAAATCTCTACGCCCTGCTGCGAGACATTGAAGCGAATGGCGGTTGGCCCTACATCCATCGCATGAAAATTCGTCGATTGCTCGATAACGTGCCAATGCCGGATGACGCGGATTCATCTCCCCTAGATTGAGAATCAACCGAGCACTCTCAGCGGCGTTGATTGAGCGATCGCCCCCGACGATCCAAGCAAATCGGTAGAATAGGGCAAAGACCTGTTAGCAGTAAGCTCCATGATTCCTACAGTTATTGAACAATCTGGTCGTGGCGAACGCGCCTTTGACATTTACTCCCGTCTCCTGCGCGAGCGGATCATCTTCTTGGGGCAGAAAGTTGACTCTGACTTAGCCAATCTCATTGTGGCCCAGATGCTGTACCTTGAATCGGAAGACTCCGAGAAGGATATTTACCTCTATATCAACTCTCCCGGTGGGTCTGTGATGGCAGGTCTGGGTATTTTTGACACCATGAACCACATCCGCCCCGATGTTTGCACCATCTGCGTAGGGTTGGCAGCCAGTATGGGAGCCTTCTTGCTCAGCGCTGGCAAAAAAGGTAAGCGCATGAGTCTGCCCCACTCTCGGATCATGATCCACCAACCCATTGGGGGAGCCCAGGGGCAAGCCGCTGATATTGAAATTCAAGCCAAAGAAATTTTGTACCACAAGCGCCGGCTCAACGAGTGGCTGGCCAATCACACCGGGCAACCCCTAGAGCGCATCGAGGAAGACACCGAACGGGACTTCTTCATGTCTGCCCACGAAGCGATGGAGTATGGATTGGTAGATCAAGTTATTGATAACCAAGCCGTCGGTAGCCGCCCTCTGTCCATGAATCAGTAGGTTAGAGACTCAAGAGATTCGAGACCTCATAGATTCAAACCTCAAGAGATTCAGCCCTGCTAGGAGCGATCGCTCCTAGCAGGGTTTTTCATGGCTGAACCCCGCACCAACCCCTACTGCGCTTCCAGAAAACCGAGGAAATCCATCAGTTCTGAATCGGTCAGTTCTTGGCGGGTTTCTTTGCCATAGGTTCTCCGTAAATGGTCTCGCCCTTGAGATTTTGACCATCCCAACCGCCGCATTTCCACCAAAATTTTCGCAATATCATCCGATCGATCCACATTCCCTAGAGGCACATCAGCGGGTGGAGATTCTGCTGGATAGGGGGTAGGAAAACTAGACAATGGCTGCGATCGCCCCTCGGGGGTTAGGGTTGGATGATCCCATGACTCAGATCGTGAACTGGGACTGCTGATGCCCACCGGTTCCGGCGTGGCAGATTGACGAGGTTCTGGCGAGATTGACCGGGATGCGAGGGGAAGCTCAGAAGGCAAAGGCGGCGGAGTTGCCGTCCTTGAAGCTGGTTGGGATATAGGCGGGGAGACTGGAGGCGTCCACAACCCCAGCGATCGCAATGCCCGTCCCTGAGCCCGATCTTCAGCTTGCTCGATCTGCGGATCGGCCGACAGCCCCGAAGCGGTGATGGTTTCCCCCAGTTGCACATAGGCCCGCACAACATAAACGCCATCGTGCATCGCCAGCAACTCTGTGACGAGGCTGGCCGTGGGGTAATGTTCGCGAAATTGGGCAATGAGAGCGGGCAGCGTGGTGGAATCCATGGGTTGGTATCAGGGTAGACATCAAAACAAGGGGGTGAGTCAAGCGGAAGGCAGGCGCGATCGCTCGTTGTTGGTCAGCACGCCAGGGTGAGAGGCAACCGAGTCGGCACCCTGGCCGTAGCGATCGCCGGCTCTTCAGCAGCATAGCGTCTATGATTCACCGACGAAGCATAGGGGGCGATCGCTCTCTCCTGAACAGAGTTTCTGCAACGACCTCCAAAATTCCCGAGGATAACGTTAAGCTAAGTCAAGAGCATTCTCATGTTCGCTAGGAAACTGCCTGTTCGGTGCAGGTAGGAGGTAGCTAAGATTCCACAAGATCTAAAATAGATGACAAGACTAGAGCTGGCTTGGCATGAGTCCCAAGAGGTTCCAAAAGGTCAAGGGGACTGAGCCTAAACCATTCAGGCGGCTTCCCAGACACCTACGTCACCCATCGTTAGATCGTACATATTAGAAGTTAGCATTTTGATCCATCAACCGCTGAGGTTCATGGATCAACGCCTTTTTATAGACGCCCCCAGCGTCAACCGTTTTTGGCTCAGACTCGCATTTTTTAGGCTGATGTTAGACAAACTGCTCGAACTTTCACCCAATGTTGGACTAGATACTCTCCTGCTGCTGCTGGTGCTCATTGCCCTAGAGGCGGTGTTGTCGGCTGATAATGCCATCGCCCTAGCTGCGATCGCCCAAGGCTTAGGCAGTGCTGAAGAGCAGCGCAAAGCGTTGAATGTCGGTCTGGTTGCGGCGTTTACGCTCCGGGTCGTGTTGATTTTAACGGCGACGTGGGTCGTCCAATTTTGGCAGTTTGAGCTTTTGGGTGCCGCCTATTTGCTGTGGTTAGTCTTCCAGTATTTTCGCTCGGATGACGATGGCGGCACCCATCATCACCACGGGCCACGCTTTGCCTCCCTGTGGCAGGCTATCCCGATGATTGCCGTCACCGACCTAGCCTTTTCCTTGGATAGTGTAACAACGGCCATTGCC contains:
- the clpP gene encoding ATP-dependent Clp endopeptidase proteolytic subunit ClpP, coding for MIPTVIEQSGRGERAFDIYSRLLRERIIFLGQKVDSDLANLIVAQMLYLESEDSEKDIYLYINSPGGSVMAGLGIFDTMNHIRPDVCTICVGLAASMGAFLLSAGKKGKRMSLPHSRIMIHQPIGGAQGQAADIEIQAKEILYHKRRLNEWLANHTGQPLERIEEDTERDFFMSAHEAMEYGLVDQVIDNQAVGSRPLSMNQ
- a CDS encoding DUF475 domain-containing protein codes for the protein MLDKLLELSPNVGLDTLLLLLVLIALEAVLSADNAIALAAIAQGLGSAEEQRKALNVGLVAAFTLRVVLILTATWVVQFWQFELLGAAYLLWLVFQYFRSDDDGGTHHHHGPRFASLWQAIPMIAVTDLAFSLDSVTTAIAISQERWLVLTGGAIGVLTLRFMAGLFIRWLDEFAYLEDAGFITVGLVGVRLLLRVINPDFVPPEWIMVMLITALFAWGFSKRTEPAEPGRSLETPTLPTIPESIQEPQEVSIDG